TCACTTAATCCTAAATGATTTATTTAAGTTAAACTGAGCTTTCCATAATATAAATAAGTTTAGATGACTTTAAATCTTTTATTAATTTTTTATAATTTTATTCGTGTTCATTTGTGTACATTTATGGTTCCCAATTCTTTATTTTATTTTTAAATTTTTTCATGCTCTATATATCTTAGCTACTACCCCAATAATGCTTTCTTTGTCCATCTTCTACTGCGCCATCTAAATAACACACATATTCCCCTAAACCATTCATCCAATAGTAATCCTACCCAAATACCAGGTAGACCATAACCTAAAACTATTCCAAAAAAGTACCCTCCCAAAACACCAATTCCCCACATAGAAATTATAGCCATAACTACAGGAAAAATCACATCCCCTGCACCTCTTAAACCATTAATAAGTACAATGTTGAAATTTCTGCCTGGCTCTAAAAATGCATCTACCATTAATGTTACAGCACCAAGCATTATAATACTATCAGTCTGCGTATAAAAAGACATAAACCTTTGACCAAAGAAGAATAAAATAATACCACCTAATACTGAAAAAATCATAGCAATTTTAAAATTCTTCAGTCCTGTTTGATAAGCTTCTTCTATTTCTCTAGCTCCAACTAACTGCCCAATCATAATTTGGTTTGCCTGCCCTATAGCTATTGAGAAAAGCATTGCAAAAGAAACTATAGTCCAGACATAAGTTCGAGTTATATAAGCTGATTCGCCAAGATTAATCAATATAATACTCATTAATACCGTCTGGGATAGGCTATAAGACATATTCTCCATCGCTGCTGGAAAACCTATCTTAAAGAGTTTCTTTAGCACTATTAAAGGCCTTTCATTTAAATGAGAGAACATTTTGATTGAAAGTATCTTTTTGAATAAGAATATAAAAGCAGCAATAGTTGCACAAATTCTACTAAAGGTAGTTGCTATAGCTACACCTTTAACCCCTAATACTGGCACACCTAACAAACCAAAGATAAAGACAGCGTCACCAAATATATTTATAATATTCATTATAACAGTTATTATCATCGTCTCTTTAGTATATCCATGGCTTCTAATAATAGCTGTTAGAGTATTTAATATAGCCTGAAAGAATAATGCCCCTCCTACAATAGTAATATATTCAGAAGCATACTTCATTAAATCTGGTGTAACTCCAATCTTAATTAGTATTTGGTCTCCAAAAAAGATCATACTTATACTAATTATTATTCCAACTATTAAGTTCATAGCTAATGAAACAGCACTTACTTTCTCTACTTCATCTCTTCTTTTAGCTCCAACATTCTGTGCCACTAAGACTGCTGTTCCAGCAGAAATAATTACAAATATAAGATTTAAGTTACCGATCAACTGATTTGATGCTCCTACAGCCCCAGCTGCCCTATCATCAAATTGACTTAACATAAAAATATCTGCTACTCCTAATAGCATAAATAATAAGATTTCAATAAAAATAGGTCCTGCTAATTGATACAAGTTTTTTCTTTTCTCCATATATTACTCCTTTTGTTAATATTCATATTTTTAATAAGTGATCAGTATTTTTTAGTTTTTAACGTACTTATATCTGCAATAATATCTTTAACTTGATTTTGATTTAGTATTATTTAAACTGATAATATTAAAAATAATTCAAAGTCTATGCTATATCAAATTTAAAATAAAATCAATGAAATTCCCCCTTAATTATTTCAAGAGGGAATAAAAGTAATAAAGCTTAAAAATTATTTATCTCTCATAATAATATTACCAAGGCAAATCATTTCCTGCTAAATGCCTCTCATAAAAATCTTCATACCTCTTTATCTGCTTAGAATCCATTCTTTTATTAGTAGCTGCTAAATTAGATTCTAGCTGTGACATATTTCTGATACCTGGAATTACTGTAGAAACAGCAGAAAATCCTAAGATAAATCTTAGTGCTTCATGTACCATACTAGTCTGTTCATCTTTAATATCTTTAATCTCTTCTACTAATTCTCCACGCCTTCTAATTACTTCCGGAGACCATCTTGATCTAATCCCCTTAAAGCTACTATTCTTGTCATACTTACCTGTTAACCATCCAGAATCTAGAGGTACTTTAACAATTAATCCTACTCCATTTTCTTCAGCTAATTCAAAAGCCTTCTTTGGCTCTTGATAAAAAATATTAAACATAACCTCAATAACTTTAGAATCTGTAGTATTGATCAACTCTAACATCTCTTTACTACTATCAACAGAAGCACCATAAGCTTTAATCTTACCTTCTTTCTTCAACTCTTCTAAAATTTCAAAATGCTTACTATTATCATTTAGCATTTCAAAGGGAGGGTTGTGTAGTAGCACACTATCTACATAATCAGTCTGTAATAATCTTAAGCTATTCTCTACTGAATTACGCAGTAGTGATGGATCATAATCAGTAGTTCCATCAGCAAAATGTCCAAATTTCGTACTAATAACTACTTCATCTCTTTTCCCCTTTAAAGCCTTTCCAAGTAATTCTTCACTCTTTCCTCCTGCATAGTTAGGAGCTGTATCAAAAAAATTACAGCCCATTTCTATTGCCTTATGAACCAACTCAATCGCCTCTTGATCTGTTGATCCTTTCCAATCCTTTGTATTACCCAATTGCCAACTTCCAAAACCTATCTCTGAAACTAATAATTCTGTGTTTCCTAATTTTCTTTTATTCATTGCAACTCCTCCTAATTGGTAATTTTTAGTATATTTGGCTGTAAAATAAATTCTAATAAAATTATAAAATTTAGATATATCGTTATATGGTTATATAGCGACACTTTTAGGTGATAGGTGCTAGGAGTTGGGAGTTAGTAAGATCTTTCTATGTCCTAGCTCCTAACGCCTAACTCCGAAACTGTCGCTTTATCTATATTATGCTTCATTTTAAGTTTACTTACCTATAAAAGAAATCAGTCTTAATTAAATCGCCTTATACTATTGAGCAATATCAGCTATATATTCTTCTTCATCATCTTCCATTATACTAACAGTACTTCCACTAGAAATATGTTTACTTTCGAAATCAACCTCAGTAACACCTGATAAGATTCTGCAATTACGACCAATTTGAGTATTAGCAGGAATTCTAACCCCTTTGCCAATCACATTCAATCCATTCGCTAGTAGATTAGGCTTCTCATCACTACAGGTCATATCCCCACCAAATCCAAGATGAGAATTAACCCCAATAACAGAACTCTTATCAATAATACATTTGCAAACTATAGAATCTTTACTAATTACAGTATTATTAAGAATAATAGAATCTCTAACTACTGCTCCCTCTTCTATAACTACTCCAGGAGATAGTACTGAATTTTCTACTACTCCATTAATTATACATCCATTTGAAACTAAACTATTATTAGCCCGACCCTTTTGGCCAAATTTAACTGGTGGCTTTTCTTCACTTCTAGTATGTATCTTCCAGCCATCATCATATAAATTTAATTCTGGTAGATCATCTGTTAAGGCCAAATTGGCTTCCCAAAAAGATTTTAAAGTACCTACATCTCTCCAATAACCTTTGTATTCATAAGCAAATACTTTATTATTCTCAATCATCTCTGGTATAATATGATGTCCAAAATCTGAATTATCTTGATTACAAAAAGCTTCTAATTTTTGAATTAAAATATCAGCTGTAAAGACATATATACCCATTGAAGCTAAATTACTTACTGGATTATCAGGCTTTTCAACAAAATCTACAATCTGCATATTCTGATCTAGCTCTAATATCCCAAATTGATTTACATCATCCCAATCTACTTTCTGAGTAGCAATGGTTAAGTCGGCTCCTTGTTCTATATGATAGGATATCATCTTATCATAGTTCATCTTATAAACATGATCTCCAGATAAAATAATTATATATTCTGGCTTATTCTTTTTAATATAATTCAAATTTTGATAAACTGCATGAGCCGTTCCCTTATACCAACCACCTTGCTTACCAGTATAAGGTTGTAAGATAGTTACTCCCCCTATTCTTCTATCTAAATCCCATGGTTTACCAATACCTATATGATTGTTTAATGACAATGGTAAGTATTGGGTTAAAACTCCTATATCATAGATTCCGGAATTAACACAATTACTCAAAACAAAATCTATCAATCTAAACTTTCCTCCAAAAGGAACACCTGGTTTTGCTCTATCTTCTGATAAGATATCTAACCTTGTCCCTCTTCCTCCTGCCAAAACTAAAGCCAATGTCTTCATAATAGGATAACCCTCCTAATTTTATATTAAACTTTAACAATTAACATAATTACTTGGAAATAACTAAATAAAAATAAATATCCTGAGATAAATTACTAAATTTCAAATAACAATTATACATTTAAAAAGCAAATAAAATAACCCACTCTGAATTTGGTGTATATTATAGCAAATATAGTTAAAATTTATTATGTTAGTAATTATGAAATTTCTATTTATAAAATTAGTAGATTATATTGTATAAAATTAATGAGCTATATATTTTAATTTTAATCAGTTAATAATTTATTATATAATTCAATATACCT
Above is a window of Orenia marismortui DSM 5156 DNA encoding:
- a CDS encoding MATE family efflux transporter; its protein translation is MEKRKNLYQLAGPIFIEILLFMLLGVADIFMLSQFDDRAAGAVGASNQLIGNLNLIFVIISAGTAVLVAQNVGAKRRDEVEKVSAVSLAMNLIVGIIISISMIFFGDQILIKIGVTPDLMKYASEYITIVGGALFFQAILNTLTAIIRSHGYTKETMIITVIMNIINIFGDAVFIFGLLGVPVLGVKGVAIATTFSRICATIAAFIFLFKKILSIKMFSHLNERPLIVLKKLFKIGFPAAMENMSYSLSQTVLMSIILINLGESAYITRTYVWTIVSFAMLFSIAIGQANQIMIGQLVGAREIEEAYQTGLKNFKIAMIFSVLGGIILFFFGQRFMSFYTQTDSIIMLGAVTLMVDAFLEPGRNFNIVLINGLRGAGDVIFPVVMAIISMWGIGVLGGYFFGIVLGYGLPGIWVGLLLDEWFRGICVLFRWRSRRWTKKALLG
- a CDS encoding aldo/keto reductase, with product MNKRKLGNTELLVSEIGFGSWQLGNTKDWKGSTDQEAIELVHKAIEMGCNFFDTAPNYAGGKSEELLGKALKGKRDEVVISTKFGHFADGTTDYDPSLLRNSVENSLRLLQTDYVDSVLLHNPPFEMLNDNSKHFEILEELKKEGKIKAYGASVDSSKEMLELINTTDSKVIEVMFNIFYQEPKKAFELAEENGVGLIVKVPLDSGWLTGKYDKNSSFKGIRSRWSPEVIRRRGELVEEIKDIKDEQTSMVHEALRFILGFSAVSTVIPGIRNMSQLESNLAATNKRMDSKQIKRYEDFYERHLAGNDLPW
- a CDS encoding glucose-1-phosphate adenylyltransferase — protein: MKTLALVLAGGRGTRLDILSEDRAKPGVPFGGKFRLIDFVLSNCVNSGIYDIGVLTQYLPLSLNNHIGIGKPWDLDRRIGGVTILQPYTGKQGGWYKGTAHAVYQNLNYIKKNKPEYIIILSGDHVYKMNYDKMISYHIEQGADLTIATQKVDWDDVNQFGILELDQNMQIVDFVEKPDNPVSNLASMGIYVFTADILIQKLEAFCNQDNSDFGHHIIPEMIENNKVFAYEYKGYWRDVGTLKSFWEANLALTDDLPELNLYDDGWKIHTRSEEKPPVKFGQKGRANNSLVSNGCIINGVVENSVLSPGVVIEEGAVVRDSIILNNTVISKDSIVCKCIIDKSSVIGVNSHLGFGGDMTCSDEKPNLLANGLNVIGKGVRIPANTQIGRNCRILSGVTEVDFESKHISSGSTVSIMEDDEEEYIADIAQ